A genomic region of Fusarium oxysporum Fo47 chromosome VI, complete sequence contains the following coding sequences:
- a CDS encoding kinase-like domain-containing protein — protein sequence MGNGQGKPVDLNGEVNLNHFRLLRVVGRGAFGKVRIVERKDTNLSFALKYIRKDEVVRSESVRNIIRERRMLEYVNHPFICNLRYSFQDIEYMYLVVDLMTGGDLRFHISRKTFTEEAVRFWIAELGCALRYVHSQNIIHRDIKPDNVLLDADGHVHLTDFNVASDVVPGRTLTSKSGTLAYLAPEVYAGKGYDVRADWWSLGVLFYECIYNKRPFEGGSEGSLSQQIQAASPKYPVTQPPVSLACLYAIGSALDPNRETRMGSTWESFTQNEFFKCFDFELLELKRIEPIFVPSSEKTNFDATYDLEELLLEEAPLEARARRQKPRERLKDDATEKEIREDELYRMIETDFKPFDYTVAAYKRITEGAGANPEGHPDSDNAPQAITTDEATPMPAVNGGYQSSPLNPSTSNESRQGRPVRPAPPPPLQNDFRARHVPIVAGQRMTSPTGGVQVTLDGSGSWSELARQDATLPTDANNIGDGKSEGSGGMFGFLKGKKGRTNSPKPKERGVLGKEGARVVIG from the exons ATGGGCAATGGCCAAGGAAAGCCCGTCGACCTGAACGGCGAAG TGAACTTGAATCATTTCCGCCTGTTGCGAGTCGTCGGCCGAGGTGCCTTTGGAAAGGTGCGAATTGTTGAGCGGAAGGATACGAACTTGTCCTTTGCCCTCAAATATATCCGTAAAGATGAAG TCGTACGATCCGAAAGCGTGCGAAACATCATCCGCGAACGCCGAATGCTGGAATATGTTAACCATCCTTTCATTTGCAACTTGAGATACAGTTTTCAAGACATTGAGTACAT GTATCTGGTAGTTGATCTAATGACTGGCGGAGATTTGCGATTTCATATTTCGAGAAAGACCTTTACCGAAGAGGCTGTTAGATTCTGGATTGCCGAGCTTGGATGTGCTTTGCGATATGTGCACAGTCAAAATATCATCCATCGAGATATCAAGCCCGACAATGTCCTGCTTGATGCGGATGGCCATGTCCATTTAACTGATTTT AACGTCGCTTCCGACGTCGTTCCAGGAAGGACACTTACTAGCAAGTCCGGCACATTGGCTTATCTTGCACCTGAAGTTTATGCTGGCAAAGGATACGATGTGCGGGCAGATTGGTGGTCCTTAGGTGTTCTCTTTTACGAGTGTATCTACAACAAG CGCCCATTCGAAGGCGGCTCAGAAGGATCTCTCAGTCAACAGATCCAGGCCGCTTCTCCCAAATATCCCGTTACGCAACCGCCTGTATCCCTCGCTTGCCTCTACGCAATCGGCTCCGCGCTCGACCCGAACCGCGAAACTCGAATGGGTTCAACATGGGAGAGCTTCACACAAAACGAATTCTTCAAGTGTTTTGATTTCGAACTACTCGAACTTAAGAGAATCGAACCTATATTTGTTCCTTCATCCGAGAAGACCAATTTCGATGCCACATACGACCTCGAAGAGTTGCTATTAGAGGAGGCTCCACTCGAAGCCCGTGCGAGACGCCAGAAACCACGAGAGCGTTTAAAGGACGATGCGACTGAGAAAGAGATCAGGGAAGACGAGCTGTATCGCATGATTGAGACAGATTTCAAGCCGTTCGACTATACAGTGGCTGCTTACAAACG AATCACTGAGGGCGCTGGTGCCAATCCAGAAGGGCATCCCGACTCGGACAACGCTCCTCAAGCGATCACAACGGATGAAGCAACGCCTATGCCCGCAGTCAATGGAGGTTATCAGTCATCACCTCTTAACCCAAGTACCAGTAATGAAAGCCGGCAGGGACGCCCTGTACGCCCTGCTCCGCCACCTCCACTGCAGAATGACTTCCGAGCTCGCCATGTCCCGATTGTCGCCGGCCAACGGATGACAAGTCCTACTGGGGGCGTACAAGTAACTCTTGATGGCAGCGGTAGTTGGTCTGAACTAGCTCGCCAGGATGCAACCTTGCCTACAGATGCTAATAATATTGGCGACGGCAAGAGTGAAGGCTCTGGCGGTATGTTTGGATttctcaagggcaagaagggtcGCACAAATAGCCCCAAGCCGAAAGAAAGGGGTGTGTTGGGCAAAGAAGGCGCACGAGTTGTCATCGGATAG
- a CDS encoding S-adenosyl-L-methionine-dependent methyltransferase, with the protein MSSQTTAQYFPKIYSLTSADHARSVYDEWAKTYNEEITGKGQDYVGPAIAAAYVPQVLGSPTINQDVEILDAGCGTGLVGVFLARLGAKKVDGVDISPGMLDEARATDAYRNLDVCDLSRPLSAKNDSYDVVTCVGTLTQSHVGPEAISEFVRVVKPGGYIVATVIREIWQTGGYEAHVKSLAEQNKIKVLSAELQDYRRGAGAKAYYLVLQVSA; encoded by the coding sequence ATGTCTTCTCAAACCACTGCCCAATACTTCCCCAAGATCTACTCCCTCACCTCCGCTGATCATGCTCGCTCTGTCTATGATGAGTGGGCAAAGACCTACAATGAGGAAATCACTGGCAAAGGCCAAGACTATGTCGGCCCAGCCATTGCCGCTGCCTATGTCCCTCAAGTTCTAGGCTCACCTACCATCAACCAAGACGTCGAGATTCTTGACGCTGGTTGTGGCACCGGCCTCGTCGGTGTCTTCCTCGCCCGCCTGGGTGCAAAGAAGGTCGACGGTGTCGACATCAGCCCAGGCATGCTCGACGAGGCTCGCGCTACAGACGCATATCGCAACCTGGACGTATGTGACCTGTCGCGACCGTTGTCCGCAAAGAATGACTCTTATGATGTCGTGACCTGTGTGGGCACCCTGACTCAGTCTCACGTTGGTCCCGAGGCTATCAGTGAATTTGTGCGTGTCGTGAAGCCAGGCGGCTACATCGTGGCCACCGTCATCCGTGAGATCTGGCAGACTGGAGGCTATGAGGCACACGTGAAGAGCCTCGCCGAGcagaacaagatcaaggtcCTGTCTGCTGAGTTGCAGGACTATCGAAGGGGTGCTGGAGCCAAGGCCTACTACCTCGTCTTGCAAGTGTCTGCTTGA
- a CDS encoding major facilitator superfamily domain-containing protein — protein MDRDIEKTSTNSGTLGPERNDTTLATIQSPQAIRTRSRASASISRCQSQNGYSCNPHNEPSDDEVEKDPFEVGWDGGDNDSLCPRSFHKMKKWLIIIIVSSGSLCVTAASSIYTSTYGQMEDEFGNSREVSILGLSFFVLGIGLGPMFLGPLSEFYGRRLIYVVSWTLYVIFIIPQAVAQNIETVIVSRFLDGFAGSAFLAVSGGTVGDLFTANELQAPMLMFSLAPFVGPSIGPLIGGFINYNTDWRWTHWTLLIWAFVLLLGIVFLVPETYHPILLKNKAKQMRKETGDGRWKAPTEKVQKSATSAIGRSLLRPFQLLIFEPMCLNLCIFTAIVLGILYLFFGAFHLVFGNIYGFNLWQNGCSFLGILVGMLLAAGLDPLWHNIRNKLIRKLSEETGVEGNSQPEFRLPPAILGGILVPVGIFMFAWSCYPRVHWIVPIMGSAIFGAGILLVFSGVFTFLVDAYPQYAASALAANAFVRCVFAAAFPLFGNQMYTKLNNHWASSLLAFLTVAMMPFPYLFFRYGKRIRANSRFATS, from the exons ATGGATCGCGACATTGAAAAGACTTCAACGAATTCAGGGACACTCGGCCCCGAGAGGAACGACACGACTTTGGCGACGATTCAATCACCACAAGCAATTAGGACTCGCTCACGAGCATCTGCCAGTATATCCCGCTGTCAGTCTCAGAATGGTTACAGCTGTAACCCCCACAACGAGCCTTcggatgatgaagttgagaaggatcCTTTCGAAGTCGGTTGGGATGGAGGTGACAACGACAGTCTATGTCCCCGGAGCTTtcacaagatgaagaagtggCTCATTATAATCATTGTATCGTCTGGAAGTCTCTGCGT GACTGCTGCTAGTTCCATCTATACATCTACGTATGGACAGATGGAGGATGAATTTGGCAACTCACGAGAAGTCTCCATCCTTGGTCTTTCGTTCTTTGTTTTAGGTATCGGACTAGGCCCCATGTTCCTCGGTCCCTTGAGCGAGTTCTATGGTCGAAGGCTTATCTATGTTGTATCGTGGACTCTTTatgtcatcttcatcattccTCAAGCCGTGGCTCAGAATATCGAGACCGTGATTGTGAGTCGATTTCTCGATGGGTTCGCCGGTAGCGCATTTCTGGCTGTGTCAGGGGGCACTGTTGGAGATCTCTTCACGGCAAATGAGTTGCAAGCGCCTATGTTGATGTTTTCGCTCGCACCCTTTGTAGGTCCGTCGATTGGACCTTTAATTGGGGGTTTCATCAACTATAACACTGACTGGAGGTGGACTCATTGGACTCTTCTGATCTGGGCATTTGTTCTACTACTGGGTATTGTGTTTCTTGTCCCTGAGACGTATC ATCCGATCCTGCTCAAGAACAAAGCAAAACAGATGCGAAAGGAAACTGGAGATGGAAGATGGAAAGCCCCTACAGAAAAGGTTCAGAAATCAGCCACCAGCGCGATAGGTCGATCGCTTCTACGACCATTTCAGCTATTAATCTTCGAGCCTATGTGCCTGAACCTATGCATCTTCACAGCCATCGTCCTCGGCATTCTATATCTCTTCTTTGGGGCTTTTCACCTTGTATTCGGCAATATTTACGGCTTCAACCTTTGGCAGAATGGCTGCTCTTTTCTCGGCATCCTCGTGGGAATGCTGCTCGCCGCTGGCCTTGATCCCCTGTGGCACAATATTCGGAACAAACTCATCCGCAAGTTGAGCGAGGAGACCGGCGTTGAAGGAAACAGCCAGCCTGAGTTTAGATTACctccagccattttgggaGGTATCCTTGTTCCAGTTGGTATATTCATGTTTGCTTGGTCGTGTTATCCCCGGGTTCACTGGATTGTGCCCATAATGGGATCGGCAATCTTTGGAGCTGG AATCCTTCTTGTGTTCAGTGGAGTCTTCACCTTTCTA GTGGATGCGTATCCACAGTATGCCGCAAGTGCCCTTGCTGCTAATGCATTCGTGCGTTGTGTCTTTGCTG CTGCATTCCCCCTGTTTGGTAACCAGATGTAtaccaagctcaacaaccACTGGGCTTCGTCTTTGCTAGCTTTTCTGACAGTTGCCATGATGCCTTTCCCTTATCTGTTCTTCCGGTATGGGAAGAGAATCAGGGCCAACAGCCGATTTGCTACTTCTTAG